The genomic stretch TATCAAAGCCATTGCAGATGTGGTAAAAGAATACAGTCCCAGAAAAACTGAGCAAGCATATGGAACGTCTATTTAACAAATCAATTTTAATGTTGGCCCTTATGGCTTTGGTATCTTGTGGAGATAAAGAAAAAGCCGAAAAAAATGAAACCGTAATCGTTGCGGCCCAAAATGAAATAAAGGGAAGTTGGCTCTTGGTTTATGGGGAAACAAGGACAGCGGATACCGTAGAAGTGAAAGACCTGTCCGATACTGAATTTATAAAGATATTGAACGAGGACCATTTTGCCTTTTTCAACCAAAATAAAGATACCGCCGAGGGGTTTTACGGAGGAGGTGGGACATACTCCCTAAAAGGAAATGTGTACACCGAGCGGTTGGATTATATTGGAGCGAAAGAATTACGGGGCCATGAATTTACCTTTGAAATAGCAATCAAAGGGGACACACTTATCCAATCTGGGGTAGAGGATGTGCCCGATGCAGGTATAAATAGGCATATTGTAGAAAAGTATATACGAATCAAGGATTAACCAATAGTAGTGGGAACAAGAGTACTAAAACTTTCAGGCCTGGAGCCCTTGGTCATTACCCCTGAAAGCAATTTCATAAATGTGGGGGAGCGTACCAATGTGGCCGGTTCCAAACGGTTTTTAAGGCTCATCAAAGAAGAAAAGTTCGATGAAGCCCTTGATGTGGCACGCGACCAAGTCGAAGGAGGAGCCCAGATTATCGACATTAATATGGACGATGGTCTTATTGATGGAAAGGAGGCCATGGTCAAGTTTTTGAACCTGATAGTTTCCGAACCGGATATTGCCAGAGTGCCCATTATGATAGATAGTTCCAAATGGGAGATCATCGAAGCTGGACTTCAGGTGGTGCAAGGCAAATGCGTGGTGAACTCCATCAGCCTTAAGGAAGGGGAAGAAGAATTTATCCGCCATGCCAAGTTGATCAAGCGCTATGGAGCTGCCGTAATCGTTATGGCCTTTGACGAGGTAGGTCAAGCGGATAACTTTGAGCGCCGAATCGAGATAGCCAAACGGTCTTACGATGTGCTGGTCAATAAAGTGAATTTTCCTCCAGAAGATATCATTTTTGACCTTAACATTTTTCCGGTGGCCACGGGAATGGAAGAGCACAGGCGCAATGCTGTCGATTTTATAGAAGCCACTCGATGGGTAAAGGAGAACCTGCCCTATTGCAGCGTTAGTGGAGGGGTGAGCAATGTTTCCTTTTCGTTCAGGGGCAACAATCCAGTTCGAGAGGCCATTAATTCCGCATTTTTGTTCCACGCGATAAAGGCGGGCATGAACATAGGTATCGTAAATCCGACCATGTTGGAAGTGTACGACGATATTCCCAAGGATCTCTTGGAATATGTGGAAGATGTGCTGTTGGACCGACGGGATGATGCTACTGAACGATTGTTGGACTTTGCGGAAACCGTCGTAGGCACCAAAAAAGAATCCAAAGTAGACCTTTCATGGAGGGAAGAGCCCCTTCAGGATAGGATTACACGTGCCTTGGTCAAAGGAATAGATCAATATATTATCGAAGATGTAGAGGAAGCCCGTCAACAGGCCGCCAAGCCCTTGCACGTGATCGAGGGCAACTTGATGACAGGTATGAATGTGGTCGGGGACTTGTTCGGAAGCGGAAAAATGTTCCTGCCGCAAGTAGTGAAATCCGCCCGTGTGATGAAAAAGGCCGTAGCCTATCTAACCCCATATATTGAAGCATCCAAGGACAAGGATGCCAAGGCGGCTGGAAAAATACTGATGGCGACCGTAAAGGGCGATGTGCACGACATTGGAAAGAACATTGTGAGCGTGGTGTTGGCCTGTAACAACTATGCCATTGTGGATATGGGGGTTATGGTGCCACCGGAAAAAATCATCAACAAGGCCAAAGAGGAAAAAGTAGATATTATTGGCTTGAGCGGATTGATTACGCCATCTTTGGATGAAATGGTATTCTTGGCCAAGGAAATGGAGCGTCAAAACTTTGAGGTGCCCCTTTTGATTGGGGGTGCCACAACCAGTAAAGCGCATACCGCCGTAAAAATCGACCCGCAGTACAGTCATTCCGTAGTGCATGTAAACGATGCTTCAAGAGCGGTAACGGTGGTGGGCGATTTGCTTCAGGATGAAACTGCTGTCAAGTATAAAAAAGCCATCAAGCTGGATTATGAGAGTTTTAGGGAGAAGTTTTTAAAGCGAGGAAAGCAGAAGGAATATTTGACCTTGGAACAGGCCCGTAAAAACAAACTTCAAATCGATTGGAATCCATCCGAAATCAAAAAACCCAACCAGTTGGGCATTGAGGTCTGGGAAGATTTTGACCTGACCAAATTGGAGGACTACATTGATTGGTCGCCCTTTTTCCGAAGTTGGGATTTGCACGGAAAATACCCCGATATTCTTACGGATGAGGTTGTCGGACAACAGGCCAAAGAACTTTTCAAGGATGCCAAGGAGCTTTTGAATCGTATTTTAGATGAAAAGCTATTGAAGGCCAAGGCCATTTTTGGATTGTTTCCGGCCAATCAGATCAATGATGATGACATTGAAGTTGATAAGGATGGAGAAACCTTCATTTTTAGAACACTTCGTCAACAATTAAAAAAGCGCGAAGGGGTTCCCAATATTGCTTTGGCGGATTTTATCGCCCCTAAAGATTCAGGAATTCAGGATTATATTGGCTGTTTTTGTGTGAGCACGGGATTCGGAACACAGGAATTGGCCGCTGAATTCGAAAGGAACCATGATGATTACAATTCCATCATGATCAAAGCCTTGGCGGATAGATTTGCAGAAGCTTTTGCGGAATATCTGCATAAAGAAGTGCGAACCAACTATTGGGGCTATGCCTTGGACGAGCAATTGGACAACACGGACTTGATCAAAGAAAAATACCGTGGGATCCGTCCGGCTCCCGGTTATCCAGCTTGTCCCGATCACTTGGAAAAACTCACTATTTGGGAAATGATGAAGGTAGAGGAAAAGATTGGTGTAAAACTGACCGATAGTCTGGCCATGTGGCCCGCAGCAAGTGTGAGCGGCTATTATTTTGGACATCCAGAGGCCAAGTATTTTGGCTTGGGGAAAATTGAGCAGGACCAAGTTCAGGATTTTGCCGACCGAAAAAATATAAAACTGGAAAAGGCCCAAAAATGGCTGGCTCCCAATATTGTTGATGAATAACCGATGAAAATTACCGACCACATAAAAAAAGCAAACGGGGAAACGCTTTTTAGTTTTGAGATTGTGCCTCCCGTTAAAGGCAAAAGTATTCAAGAACTTTACAAGAATATTGATCCATTAATGGAATTCAAACCTCCTTTTATTGATGTGACAACTTCCCGTGAGGAATACATCTACAAGGAAAAGGATGGGCTGTTGGACAAAAAACTGACCCGTACCCGTCCAGGTACTTTGGGTATCTGTGCCTCGTTAAAGCATAAGTATAATGTGGACACTGTTCCGCACGTGCTTTGCGGTGGTTTTACCAAAGAAGAGACCGAATACCTTTTGGTGGATTGCCAATATTTGGAGATTGAAAATGTGATGGCGCTTCGCGGTGATGCCCGCAAAGAGGAAAAATATTTCACCCCCACCAAAGGAGGACATCAATTTGCCACCGATCTGGTAAAACAGATTCAAGACATAAACGAAGGGAATTACCTTCATGATACGATCAAATCCAGTGATTTGACCAGTTTTTGCATTGGAGTGGCAGGTTATCCTGAAAAGCATATGGAAGCCCCCTCTTTGCAATCCGATTTAAAGCGTTTGAAGCAAAAAGTGGAGTTGGGGGCAGATTATGTGGTAACACAGATGTTTTTCGACAATCAAAAGTTCTTTGCATTTGTGAAAGCTGCCCGTGAAATAGGCATTGATGTACCCATTATTCCGGGAATCAAACCGATTGCAGTAAAACGTCACTTGCAATTGCTGCCCCATGTGTTCAGCATAGATCTTCCACAAGATCTGATTGATGCCGTTGAAGCCTGTAAAGACAACAAAGAAGTGCGGCAAGTCGGCGTGGAATGGGCCATTCAGCAGTCCAAGGAACTAAGGGATGCAGGTGTGCCGGTGTTACATTATTATTCCATGGGAAAATCAGATAATGTTAAGGCCATAGCCAAGGAACTTTTTTAATTTCCTACTTTAGCGCCCCATGAGGCACCTACTTTATCTGGTATTGTTGTTGTGTTTTTGCTTTGGATTCTCACAAGACGGGGATGCTCCAAAAAACTATACGTTGGATGTAAGCCAATTTAATGGTTCCATACTATTGCACAATCCAGACATTTCCCACTTGATCACCAATCATCCGGGGGGTATTATCGTGGGATTTAACAGAAAACGGTTCGGGCACGAGGATTGGGAAGCGGATTTGGGCTATCCCGATACAGGTTTTTCATTTGTCTATCAAGATATGAACAATGAGACCCTTGGAAAACACTTTGGCCTCTATGCGCACTATAATTTTTATTTTTTCAAACGGAATCTACAGTTTAGGGTAGCTCAAGGGGTGTCCTACAACACAAATCCTTACGATAGGACTGAAAATTTTAGGAACAATGCCTACGGGAGCCATTTGTTGAGCTCCACCATGGTGATGTTCAACTACCATAAAGAAAATATAGTGGCAGGATTGGGTTTTAAGGCCGGTATCTCCCTTTTGCATTACTCCAATGCCAACTTTAAGGCTCCAAATACCTCTACCAACACCATGGCCTTTAATTTTGGATTGACGTATGATTTAAACAAGGATGAATCCATTGAATATCTGGTTCCCGAAACCAAGGAAAAAATAAAAGAACCCATTCGATACAATTTGGTGCTCCGGGGAGGTGCCAACGAGAGCGACGTCATCAATATGGGGCGTTACGGTTTTGCCATAGTTTCCGCTTATGCCGATAAACGTTTGGGCAACCGTAGTGCCATTCAGTTGGGAACAGATGTGTTCTTTTCCAATTTTTTAAAGGAATTGATACGCTATCAATCCATATCATTTCCTGAGTTGGAAGTTGCCCCGGATACCGATTATAAAAGAGTGGGATTATTTGTGGGGCACGAACTTTTCGTCAATAAATTGAGCGTAGTGGCCCAATTGGGGTATTACGTGTACTATCCTTTTGATTTTGAGGGAAGAATGTACAATCGCATCGGTTTAAAACGATATTTTGGCGACAAGGTGTTTGGGGCCATCACTTTAAAATCACACGGAGCCAAAGCGGAGGCCATTGAATTTGGAATAGGCGTAAGATTATGAAAAGGAGTAAGTGCGAAATACGAAATACAAAGCGTTCCCTTGGGGGAGCGTTAGGGGCGTTT from Flagellimonas oceani encodes the following:
- the metF gene encoding methylenetetrahydrofolate reductase [NAD(P)H], with protein sequence MKITDHIKKANGETLFSFEIVPPVKGKSIQELYKNIDPLMEFKPPFIDVTTSREEYIYKEKDGLLDKKLTRTRPGTLGICASLKHKYNVDTVPHVLCGGFTKEETEYLLVDCQYLEIENVMALRGDARKEEKYFTPTKGGHQFATDLVKQIQDINEGNYLHDTIKSSDLTSFCIGVAGYPEKHMEAPSLQSDLKRLKQKVELGADYVVTQMFFDNQKFFAFVKAAREIGIDVPIIPGIKPIAVKRHLQLLPHVFSIDLPQDLIDAVEACKDNKEVRQVGVEWAIQQSKELRDAGVPVLHYYSMGKSDNVKAIAKELF
- the metH gene encoding methionine synthase produces the protein MGTRVLKLSGLEPLVITPESNFINVGERTNVAGSKRFLRLIKEEKFDEALDVARDQVEGGAQIIDINMDDGLIDGKEAMVKFLNLIVSEPDIARVPIMIDSSKWEIIEAGLQVVQGKCVVNSISLKEGEEEFIRHAKLIKRYGAAVIVMAFDEVGQADNFERRIEIAKRSYDVLVNKVNFPPEDIIFDLNIFPVATGMEEHRRNAVDFIEATRWVKENLPYCSVSGGVSNVSFSFRGNNPVREAINSAFLFHAIKAGMNIGIVNPTMLEVYDDIPKDLLEYVEDVLLDRRDDATERLLDFAETVVGTKKESKVDLSWREEPLQDRITRALVKGIDQYIIEDVEEARQQAAKPLHVIEGNLMTGMNVVGDLFGSGKMFLPQVVKSARVMKKAVAYLTPYIEASKDKDAKAAGKILMATVKGDVHDIGKNIVSVVLACNNYAIVDMGVMVPPEKIINKAKEEKVDIIGLSGLITPSLDEMVFLAKEMERQNFEVPLLIGGATTSKAHTAVKIDPQYSHSVVHVNDASRAVTVVGDLLQDETAVKYKKAIKLDYESFREKFLKRGKQKEYLTLEQARKNKLQIDWNPSEIKKPNQLGIEVWEDFDLTKLEDYIDWSPFFRSWDLHGKYPDILTDEVVGQQAKELFKDAKELLNRILDEKLLKAKAIFGLFPANQINDDDIEVDKDGETFIFRTLRQQLKKREGVPNIALADFIAPKDSGIQDYIGCFCVSTGFGTQELAAEFERNHDDYNSIMIKALADRFAEAFAEYLHKEVRTNYWGYALDEQLDNTDLIKEKYRGIRPAPGYPACPDHLEKLTIWEMMKVEEKIGVKLTDSLAMWPAASVSGYYFGHPEAKYFGLGKIEQDQVQDFADRKNIKLEKAQKWLAPNIVDE
- a CDS encoding acyloxyacyl hydrolase, producing the protein MRHLLYLVLLLCFCFGFSQDGDAPKNYTLDVSQFNGSILLHNPDISHLITNHPGGIIVGFNRKRFGHEDWEADLGYPDTGFSFVYQDMNNETLGKHFGLYAHYNFYFFKRNLQFRVAQGVSYNTNPYDRTENFRNNAYGSHLLSSTMVMFNYHKENIVAGLGFKAGISLLHYSNANFKAPNTSTNTMAFNFGLTYDLNKDESIEYLVPETKEKIKEPIRYNLVLRGGANESDVINMGRYGFAIVSAYADKRLGNRSAIQLGTDVFFSNFLKELIRYQSISFPELEVAPDTDYKRVGLFVGHELFVNKLSVVAQLGYYVYYPFDFEGRMYNRIGLKRYFGDKVFGAITLKSHGAKAEAIEFGIGVRL